Proteins encoded by one window of Monoglobus pectinilyticus:
- a CDS encoding ParA family protein, with protein sequence MSNCKTIAICNQKGGVGKTTTTVNLGVGLAMQGKKVLLIDADPQGDLTTCLGWQDTDNLGITLATKLTDVINETMNDPTVGILHHDEGVDLIPANLELSAMEFNLVNAMSRETALRNYLSEVKEKYDYILIDCMPSLGMVTINALSAADSVIIPVQAQYLPAKGMTQLVQTISRVKKRINPGLKIDGMLLTLVDSRTNLAKSTVEALRENFGSQIKMYRTYIPIAVKAAETSSKGKSIFAYEPGSTVSKAYTEFTKEVLADGRKKERLHSHEAR encoded by the coding sequence GTGTCGAACTGCAAAACGATTGCGATATGCAATCAAAAAGGCGGAGTTGGAAAGACGACCACTACGGTAAACCTCGGCGTCGGTCTTGCAATGCAGGGAAAGAAAGTGCTGCTCATAGACGCAGACCCACAGGGCGACTTAACCACTTGTCTCGGTTGGCAGGATACAGACAACTTGGGTATCACGCTTGCAACGAAACTCACAGATGTCATAAATGAAACGATGAATGACCCTACGGTCGGTATTCTGCACCACGACGAAGGTGTTGACCTTATTCCGGCAAACCTTGAGCTTTCAGCAATGGAGTTTAACCTTGTCAACGCAATGAGCAGAGAGACGGCATTGAGAAACTATCTCAGCGAAGTGAAGGAGAAATACGACTATATCTTAATAGATTGTATGCCTTCCCTCGGAATGGTAACAATCAATGCTCTATCTGCGGCAGACAGCGTAATAATTCCTGTTCAGGCTCAGTATTTACCGGCAAAAGGTATGACGCAGCTTGTTCAGACCATTTCACGAGTTAAGAAGCGTATCAATCCGGGCTTAAAGATTGACGGTATGCTTCTCACTTTGGTGGATAGCCGTACCAACCTCGCCAAAAGCACGGTAGAAGCTCTGAGAGAGAACTTCGGTAGTCAAATCAAGATGTATCGAACATATATCCCGATTGCCGTAAAAGCCGCAGAGACTTCTTCCAAAGGCAAGAGCATTTTTGCCTACGAACCGGGCAGCACGGTGTCAAAAGCGTACACCGAATTTACAAAGGAGGTGTTAGCCGATGGCAGGAAGAAAGAGCGACTTCACTCTCACGAAGCTCGATGA
- the pflB gene encoding formate C-acetyltransferase gives MTNLGWQGFKDGVWKDTINVEDFIRNNYTEYKGDESFLCDRSEKTDAVYKITRELILEEIKKGIIDVETEKVSGIDNFDPGYIDKDNEVIVGLQTDKPLKRIVNPYGGMRMVEQSLNEYGYKLNKDIENHFKEYRKTHNDGVFDAYTSKMRAARSVGLMTGLPDAYGRGRIIGDYRRIALYGVDRLIEEKKKDFELKESLPASDDVIRIREEIRMQIKALNQIKSMAEKYGFDISNPAKDAREAIQFTYFGYLAGVKENNGAAMSFGRNSAFFDIYISRDIENGVLTEEEAQELIDQLVIKLRLVRHLRTPEYNELFSGDPTWVTESIGGMGADGRTMVTKTSYRMLHTLTNLDPAPEPNMTVLWSNSLPEAFKNYCAKMSIETDAIQYENDDLMRPLYGDDYGIACCVSSMELGKRMQFFGARVNLAKTLLMSMNDGVDALKGLKVLKCTEPMTDDEYLDYEKVKASYFKCLEEVAELYVNTMNTIHYMHDKYAYEAGQMALHDTDVKRFMAFGVAGLSVVADSLSAIKFAKVKPIRDENGLAYDFETIGDFPKYGNDDDKVDSIAVEVLEKFFNELKKHPTYRNAEHTLSVLTITSNVVYGKKTGTTPDGRKKGEPLAPGANPMHGRDVNGALASLNSVAKLKFADCCQDGISNTFSIIPDALGKSEEAKVTNLVGLLDGYFKQGGFHLNVNVLNRETLEDAMEHPDKYPTLTIRVSGYAVNFNRLTREQQLEVISRTFHESM, from the coding sequence ATGACAAACTTAGGTTGGCAAGGTTTTAAAGATGGTGTTTGGAAAGATACAATAAATGTTGAAGATTTTATTAGAAATAATTATACTGAATATAAAGGCGACGAAAGTTTTTTGTGTGACAGAAGCGAAAAAACTGATGCTGTATATAAAATAACCAGAGAACTTATTCTCGAAGAAATAAAAAAGGGAATAATAGATGTTGAAACAGAAAAAGTTTCAGGTATTGATAATTTTGACCCTGGTTATATTGATAAAGATAATGAAGTAATCGTGGGTCTTCAAACGGACAAGCCGTTAAAAAGAATAGTAAATCCATATGGTGGAATGAGAATGGTTGAACAATCATTAAATGAGTATGGATATAAACTTAATAAAGACATTGAGAACCATTTCAAAGAATATAGAAAGACACATAATGACGGCGTATTTGACGCCTATACCTCAAAAATGAGGGCTGCCAGATCAGTTGGATTAATGACTGGTTTGCCTGACGCATATGGAAGAGGAAGAATTATTGGTGACTATAGAAGAATCGCTCTTTATGGAGTGGATAGACTGATTGAAGAGAAAAAGAAAGATTTTGAACTAAAGGAATCTCTTCCTGCGTCAGATGATGTTATCAGAATCAGGGAAGAAATACGTATGCAGATTAAAGCTCTTAATCAGATAAAAAGTATGGCTGAAAAATATGGATTTGATATTTCTAATCCTGCAAAAGACGCTAGAGAGGCGATACAATTTACGTATTTTGGATATTTGGCCGGTGTTAAAGAAAATAATGGAGCTGCAATGTCATTTGGCAGAAATTCTGCATTTTTTGATATTTATATCTCACGAGATATAGAAAATGGAGTTTTGACAGAGGAAGAGGCTCAGGAGTTGATTGACCAGCTTGTCATAAAACTTAGATTGGTTCGTCATTTAAGAACACCCGAATATAACGAACTGTTTTCGGGCGATCCAACATGGGTAACAGAATCAATAGGCGGAATGGGTGCAGACGGAAGAACAATGGTCACAAAGACGTCTTATAGAATGCTCCATACTCTGACAAATCTTGACCCGGCACCGGAACCTAATATGACAGTTTTATGGAGTAATAGTTTGCCTGAGGCATTTAAAAACTACTGTGCAAAAATGAGCATTGAGACAGACGCTATACAATATGAAAACGATGACCTTATGCGCCCTCTCTATGGAGATGACTATGGTATAGCTTGCTGTGTATCATCTATGGAACTGGGCAAAAGAATGCAGTTTTTTGGTGCACGCGTTAATCTTGCTAAAACTTTACTAATGTCAATGAATGACGGTGTTGATGCGCTTAAGGGCTTGAAGGTTTTGAAATGCACTGAACCAATGACAGATGATGAATATTTAGATTACGAAAAGGTTAAAGCGTCTTATTTTAAATGCTTGGAAGAAGTTGCCGAACTCTACGTTAATACTATGAACACTATACACTATATGCATGATAAATACGCATATGAAGCTGGACAAATGGCGCTTCATGATACAGATGTAAAACGTTTCATGGCGTTTGGAGTTGCCGGATTGTCAGTTGTTGCGGATTCATTATCTGCAATAAAATTTGCAAAGGTAAAGCCTATACGTGATGAAAACGGTTTAGCTTATGACTTTGAAACCATAGGTGATTTTCCGAAGTATGGAAATGATGACGATAAAGTAGACAGCATTGCTGTTGAGGTTTTAGAAAAATTCTTTAATGAATTAAAGAAACACCCAACTTACAGAAATGCAGAACATACGCTTTCTGTATTAACAATAACCTCAAACGTTGTGTATGGTAAAAAGACCGGAACAACACCTGATGGACGTAAAAAAGGTGAACCTTTGGCTCCTGGTGCTAATCCAATGCATGGAAGAGACGTAAACGGCGCTTTGGCTTCACTAAATTCAGTAGCTAAGCTAAAATTTGCTGACTGTTGTCAAGATGGAATTTCTAATACCTTTTCAATTATTCCTGATGCTCTTGGAAAGAGTGAAGAAGCAAAGGTTACAAACTTAGTTGGGCTTTTAGACGGCTATTTTAAACAGGGAGGATTCCATCTCAACGTTAATGTATTAAATAGAGAAACATTGGAAGACGCTATGGAACACCCGGATAAATATCCAACACTTACAATAAGGGTATCAGGATATGCTGTAAACTTCAACAGACTTACACGTGAACAGCAGCTTGAGGTAATATCCAGAACATTCCATGAGTCTATGTAA
- a CDS encoding acyltransferase: MKRKITEVSVFEFFLCMFVILIHLLSEGINVFPKWSVLSIVFFTVTKLTTFAVPAFIFTSALKLFYKFSERKFTYAPFLLDRIRKIYLPYIIMVVIYYIIFVYAFHIYEFNPVSLIKYILNGDLSAQFYFVVLIMQFYLLMPLWILLSKHKSKLFNTIIIFIAVVCSIGFRMLISSTEYTHKIFPSYLVFWILGMYAGMYYNEFLRFLSKSRLLVYAGWLVFAILHCVTSYMEYGGVINNPFSPTIVILFCLFSTFGFYQYAYGLTESLESRGKGFFISISGASYNIYLVHCLIITSTYEILNGIKVTDTISRFIITAVITYALSIIFCVISATLYRNFKSSFQRSSARRSRKKAARKRYL, translated from the coding sequence ATGAAAAGAAAAATTACGGAAGTTTCAGTTTTTGAATTCTTCCTCTGTATGTTTGTTATATTAATACATTTGCTTTCAGAGGGCATAAATGTATTTCCGAAATGGAGCGTTTTATCTATAGTGTTTTTCACAGTTACGAAACTCACTACTTTTGCTGTACCTGCTTTTATTTTTACAAGTGCGTTAAAATTATTTTATAAATTCAGCGAAAGAAAATTTACATACGCGCCGTTTCTATTAGATAGAATCAGAAAAATATATCTGCCGTATATAATTATGGTCGTCATATATTATATCATCTTTGTTTATGCTTTCCATATTTATGAATTTAATCCGGTTTCATTGATAAAATATATTTTGAACGGAGATTTATCTGCTCAATTTTATTTTGTTGTCTTAATAATGCAGTTCTATCTGCTTATGCCGCTTTGGATTTTACTCAGCAAGCATAAATCTAAGCTTTTCAATACAATAATAATCTTTATAGCTGTCGTATGTTCAATAGGATTCAGAATGCTGATATCTTCGACTGAATATACGCATAAGATATTTCCGTCATACTTGGTGTTTTGGATACTTGGAATGTACGCCGGAATGTATTATAATGAGTTCTTACGTTTCTTAAGCAAATCAAGACTTTTGGTCTATGCAGGCTGGCTTGTTTTTGCAATACTTCACTGCGTAACTTCATATATGGAGTATGGCGGTGTTATAAACAATCCTTTCTCACCTACAATAGTGATATTATTCTGTCTGTTCTCAACATTTGGTTTTTACCAATACGCGTATGGTCTTACTGAATCCCTGGAAAGCCGTGGAAAAGGATTCTTTATCAGCATTTCCGGAGCCTCTTACAACATATATCTTGTGCATTGTTTGATAATCACTTCGACTTATGAAATTTTAAATGGAATTAAAGTTACAGATACTATATCAAGATTTATAATTACTGCTGTTATTACATATGCTTTATCAATAATATTCTGTGTAATTTCCGCAACTCTATACAGAAACTTTAAGTCATCATTTCAGCGCAGTTCAGCACGACGTTCCCGCAAGAAAGCCGCTCGAAAACGCTATTTGTAA
- a CDS encoding ParB/RepB/Spo0J family partition protein: MAGRKSDFTLTKLDDLFSTQEQRDEEKLSKIRDIPLTEIDDFPDHPFKVRDDEDMAQLIESIKERGVITPATVRQKEDGRYELISGHRRKRACELAGFDTLRCEVVELNRDEATILMVESNYQRSQILPSEKAYAYKMRLEALSRQGKRTDLTSDPVGWKSSGKETAQLIGEQSGDSQTQVRRYIRLTNLVPELLEYVDEGRIKMRPAVELSFLDEDSQRDVVDEIDLNDATPSHDQTIRMRKFFEEGKLTTEAIQAIMSEEKPNQREKIVLRGDRVRQLIPKNIPISQTEDFVCKALEHYNKFLRSRADRDSR, encoded by the coding sequence ATGGCAGGAAGAAAGAGCGACTTCACTCTCACGAAGCTCGATGACTTATTCTCGACGCAGGAACAGAGAGATGAAGAAAAACTTTCAAAAATCCGAGATATTCCCTTGACTGAGATTGACGATTTCCCCGACCACCCTTTTAAGGTGCGTGATGACGAGGATATGGCACAGCTCATTGAGAGTATTAAGGAACGAGGGGTAATCACTCCGGCGACGGTAAGGCAGAAAGAGGACGGCAGATACGAACTCATATCGGGACACAGACGAAAGCGAGCCTGTGAGCTTGCCGGGTTTGATACTCTCCGTTGTGAGGTCGTTGAACTGAACCGAGACGAAGCCACGATTTTAATGGTTGAGAGCAACTACCAAAGGTCGCAGATACTTCCCTCGGAAAAAGCCTATGCCTACAAAATGCGTTTGGAAGCATTGAGCAGACAAGGCAAAAGAACAGACCTAACTTCCGACCCAGTGGGTTGGAAGTCAAGCGGAAAAGAAACAGCACAACTAATTGGAGAGCAGTCGGGTGACAGTCAAACCCAAGTTCGCAGATATATTCGCCTTACAAACCTTGTTCCCGAACTTTTGGAATATGTTGATGAGGGGCGAATTAAAATGCGACCGGCGGTTGAATTGTCTTTTCTCGATGAGGACAGTCAGCGTGATGTGGTTGATGAAATCGACCTGAACGACGCAACCCCGTCCCACGACCAAACAATCCGTATGCGAAAGTTCTTTGAGGAGGGCAAGCTCACAACCGAAGCAATCCAAGCGATTATGTCGGAGGAAAAACCAAACCAAAGGGAGAAAATTGTTTTGAGGGGCGATAGGGTTCGACAGCTTATCCCGAAGAATATTCCCATAAGCCAAACGGAGGATTTTGTGTGCAAGGCATTGGAGCATTACAACAAGTTTCTGCGAAGCAGAGCCGACCGTGACAGCCGATAG
- the pflA gene encoding pyruvate formate-lyase-activating protein → MENENIIKSNTDIIGNIHSFESMGSVDGPGIRSVVFFQGCSLRCAFCHNPDTWGTEPNKVITTADLIKKILRFKPYYDSSGGGVTFSGGEPLLQPEFLLDILKKCKQNNIHTALDTSGVGHKGDKKFRPDYKEILKYTDLVLLDVKHTRSEMYKEITCVDMSFFMEFLDTLNSSDTDVWIRAVIIPGINDNMDYIKELEKFSKNINNVKKFELLPYHTLGVNKYKELGIKYRLEKLPPMDKKKTKEWEGLLNNSLV, encoded by the coding sequence ATGGAAAATGAAAATATAATAAAAAGTAATACTGATATAATCGGTAATATACATTCTTTTGAAAGTATGGGAAGTGTTGACGGTCCCGGAATACGTTCTGTTGTTTTTTTTCAGGGATGCAGTTTAAGATGCGCTTTTTGCCATAATCCTGATACTTGGGGAACCGAACCTAATAAAGTTATTACTACCGCTGATTTAATAAAAAAAATCCTGCGGTTTAAACCTTATTATGATTCATCCGGCGGCGGTGTAACATTTTCTGGAGGCGAACCGCTTCTTCAGCCTGAATTCTTGCTTGACATATTAAAAAAATGCAAACAAAACAATATCCATACTGCGTTGGACACATCCGGAGTAGGTCATAAAGGGGACAAAAAGTTCAGACCTGATTATAAAGAAATACTCAAATATACTGACCTGGTTTTGCTGGACGTTAAGCATACTCGTTCTGAAATGTATAAAGAGATTACTTGTGTAGATATGAGTTTTTTTATGGAATTTCTTGACACGCTCAATTCTTCAGATACGGATGTTTGGATAAGAGCTGTAATTATCCCCGGAATAAATGACAATATGGATTATATAAAAGAGTTAGAAAAATTTTCTAAAAATATTAATAATGTTAAGAAATTTGAACTTTTGCCGTATCATACTCTTGGAGTAAATAAATATAAAGAACTTGGTATTAAATATAGATTGGAAAAACTTCCTCCCATGGATAAGAAAAAAACAAAAGAGTGGGAAGGATTATTAAATAATTCATTAGTATAA
- a CDS encoding DUF3784 domain-containing protein, which produces MIFLKVLAVVLGLAFLLFGYFIYFKKKYNLINGFEADFKAGRKKEEYAKKVGMIEFVVGIVLLITGVALILFA; this is translated from the coding sequence ATGATATTCCTAAAGGTATTGGCTGTAGTTCTGGGATTGGCATTCCTTCTGTTTGGATACTTCATTTACTTTAAAAAGAAATACAATCTTATCAACGGTTTTGAGGCGGATTTCAAAGCCGGTCGGAAGAAAGAAGAATACGCAAAGAAAGTGGGAATGATAGAGTTTGTTGTTGGTATAGTTCTGCTTATCACAGGTGTTGCACTTATTCTGTTTGCCTAA
- a CDS encoding SpaA isopeptide-forming pilin-related protein encodes MVKTKFKKAVSLMLAAVMSLTAFTGIGATTAFAAVGEKADVYLVDYPRSGDTNNNGEWGHGNLNYMNGWKGLSTKYTGLRAMGSYSGNIAYCIEPGTGQRTGDTLTEKDENFFNNISPNGTISGDDIRLLIGRILQYGYRGGISTSWKSQNESDANCIAHAYATQILIWETIVGERDAGFNHVSTSGYNAVLECVSTAHPLRSKILSYYNSMVTSVQNHTKVPSFCTRSSGSAKVNELEWNGSKYVATLTDTNGVLGNYNFSANIDGVSFSVSGNKLTVSMEKAPSKEFTITAAKKNGVRRGVVVWSDGIHQNGNGIQDVVTYAQEVSDPVSGFVKMKVSYGSCQIVKTSEDGKVDGIQFTISGNGVNQTVTTANGGKFQLDNLMPGVYTVTEQSIDKYVPQEVHRVTVVAGQVSKVNFNNVLKRGNLQVIKSSEDNLVEGVTFHLYGTSLSGIAVDEYAVTDKNGVASFDDVLISGTTPYTIEEVDTAIRYVVPANQTAPINWKEVTTRNFTNILKKFSVTVTKSDREEGTPQGDATLAGAVYGIYKGETLVDKYVTDKNGQFTTKEYVCDNDWTIREITPSEGYLLDTTVHKVGAEPQLYTVEHNQTANDVTEQVMKGNIAIIKHTDDGETQIETPENGATFEIYLKSSGSFDAAEEDERDVIVCDENGFGQTKDMPYGVYTVHQTSGWEGRELMKNFDVFIAQDGQTYRYLINNANFESYIKVVKVDAESGKNIPYAGAGFKIFDPDGNQVTMTFTYPTPTTIDTFYTDANGQLVTPEKLEYGKGYSLVEVQAPYGYVLDSTPVYFDVAEEHSSDEGGITVIKVDKPNMAQKGTVSIEKTGEVFSGVNISGVENADVIYQPVYEVKGLAGAVYEISAAEDIITPDGTLRYAKGEVVDTVTTDENGLAKSKELYLGKYTVVEITAPEGMVINKEAHDVELTYAGQEVSVTETATSFVNDRQKVAVSLEKTIEKNDIFNIGNGDEMKNISFGLFAAEELVSASGTSIPADGLIEIISLSENGKAVIKTDLPFGSYYVKELATDEHYILTDAKYPFTFSYAGQDTANVEIAVNDGKPIENKLIYGSVSGKKITENGEALGGAVIGLFKADETEFTKENALMTATSQKDGSFSFEKVPYGNWLVREIEQPEGFVLDETSYEVKISEVAQVIEVEIVNEYVHGNIKLTKVDEDYPDNKLTGATFEVYKDVNGDGKLDDADELIGTLSETSTGIYEMKELLYGKYLVRETKAPDGFELDKGVYSVFIEKDETTYEVENKAGVGFINTAMKGNLKIVKTSSDGKVEGFTFRVTGVNGYDRSFTTDKNGEIIIEGLRIGDYTISEVQDSVSASYVLPADKIATVKVGSTTVVEMHNELRDTPKTGDNSNVGLWTALAGLSALGIVGTAVVAYRKKKKEDNE; translated from the coding sequence ATGGTTAAAACAAAATTCAAGAAAGCCGTCTCGCTTATGTTGGCGGCGGTTATGAGCCTTACTGCTTTTACGGGCATTGGGGCAACGACAGCCTTTGCAGCCGTAGGAGAAAAAGCCGATGTGTACCTCGTCGATTATCCCCGAAGCGGAGATACCAATAACAACGGCGAATGGGGACACGGCAATCTCAACTATATGAACGGTTGGAAAGGCTTGTCCACAAAATATACAGGACTTCGTGCAATGGGTTCGTATTCGGGCAATATTGCCTACTGTATTGAACCGGGTACAGGTCAGCGGACTGGAGATACTCTCACCGAAAAGGACGAGAACTTCTTTAATAACATCAGCCCGAACGGAACGATTTCCGGCGATGACATTCGCCTGCTTATCGGTCGTATCTTGCAGTACGGCTACCGTGGAGGTATTTCGACAAGCTGGAAGTCGCAGAATGAAAGCGACGCAAACTGCATCGCACACGCTTATGCCACTCAGATTTTGATTTGGGAAACGATTGTCGGAGAAAGAGACGCAGGCTTTAATCACGTTTCTACCAGCGGATACAATGCCGTGCTTGAATGTGTAAGCACTGCACACCCACTCCGCAGTAAAATCTTGTCGTACTACAACAGTATGGTAACAAGTGTTCAGAATCACACCAAAGTGCCGAGCTTCTGCACAAGGTCAAGCGGTTCTGCAAAGGTAAACGAGCTTGAATGGAACGGAAGCAAGTATGTTGCTACTCTCACCGATACAAACGGTGTGCTTGGCAATTACAACTTCTCGGCAAACATTGACGGGGTTTCTTTCTCTGTCAGCGGAAACAAATTGACTGTTTCGATGGAGAAAGCTCCGAGCAAGGAATTTACCATCACAGCCGCAAAAAAGAACGGTGTCCGCAGAGGTGTTGTCGTATGGTCTGACGGTATCCATCAGAACGGAAACGGCATTCAGGATGTGGTCACTTATGCTCAGGAGGTCAGTGACCCTGTCAGCGGCTTTGTCAAAATGAAGGTAAGCTACGGCTCTTGTCAGATTGTAAAGACAAGTGAGGACGGAAAGGTTGACGGCATTCAGTTTACCATAAGCGGTAACGGTGTCAATCAGACTGTAACAACCGCAAACGGCGGTAAATTCCAACTGGATAACCTTATGCCCGGTGTTTACACGGTAACAGAACAGTCTATCGACAAATATGTTCCGCAGGAGGTTCACAGAGTAACTGTTGTTGCCGGTCAGGTGTCAAAGGTCAATTTCAATAATGTTCTCAAAAGAGGTAATCTTCAGGTCATCAAATCTTCTGAGGATAACTTGGTTGAGGGCGTTACCTTCCATCTTTACGGCACATCTCTTTCCGGTATTGCTGTCGATGAGTATGCCGTGACAGATAAGAACGGTGTTGCTTCTTTTGATGATGTGCTTATCAGCGGCACTACCCCATACACCATTGAGGAAGTGGATACCGCAATCCGTTATGTTGTGCCTGCAAATCAGACCGCACCGATTAACTGGAAAGAAGTAACCACAAGAAACTTCACGAACATTCTCAAAAAGTTCAGCGTAACCGTAACAAAGAGCGACCGAGAGGAAGGCACACCGCAGGGCGACGCTACCCTTGCCGGAGCAGTTTACGGTATCTATAAAGGCGAAACCCTTGTGGACAAGTATGTGACGGATAAGAACGGGCAGTTTACCACAAAGGAATATGTCTGTGATAATGACTGGACAATCCGTGAAATCACGCCGTCCGAGGGTTATCTGCTTGATACGACTGTTCACAAGGTCGGTGCTGAACCGCAGCTTTATACGGTGGAACACAATCAGACAGCAAATGATGTTACCGAACAGGTTATGAAAGGCAATATCGCCATTATCAAGCACACCGATGACGGCGAAACTCAGATTGAAACACCGGAAAACGGAGCAACCTTTGAAATCTATCTCAAATCTTCCGGCAGTTTTGACGCAGCAGAAGAAGATGAAAGAGATGTCATTGTCTGTGATGAAAACGGTTTCGGGCAGACAAAGGATATGCCTTACGGCGTATATACCGTTCATCAGACCTCCGGTTGGGAAGGTCGTGAGCTGATGAAGAACTTTGATGTGTTCATTGCTCAGGACGGACAGACCTACCGCTATCTTATCAACAACGCAAACTTTGAAAGCTATATCAAGGTTGTCAAGGTGGACGCAGAAAGCGGTAAAAACATTCCTTATGCCGGTGCAGGCTTCAAAATCTTTGACCCTGACGGCAATCAGGTAACAATGACCTTCACTTATCCTACTCCGACAACGATTGATACTTTCTACACCGACGCAAACGGACAGCTTGTGACACCGGAAAAACTGGAATACGGCAAGGGATATTCTCTTGTAGAAGTTCAGGCTCCTTACGGATATGTGCTTGACAGCACACCGGTGTACTTTGATGTGGCAGAGGAACATTCTTCCGATGAGGGTGGTATTACCGTGATTAAGGTCGATAAGCCTAATATGGCACAGAAAGGTACAGTCAGCATTGAAAAGACCGGCGAGGTGTTTTCAGGGGTAAATATCTCCGGCGTGGAAAACGCCGATGTGATTTATCAGCCTGTCTATGAAGTGAAAGGTCTTGCAGGTGCAGTTTATGAGATTAGCGCAGCAGAAGATATTATCACTCCCGACGGTACACTCCGTTATGCAAAGGGCGAGGTAGTAGATACTGTTACCACAGATGAAAACGGACTTGCCAAGAGTAAGGAGCTTTATCTCGGAAAATATACGGTGGTTGAAATTACTGCACCGGAGGGTATGGTCATCAACAAAGAAGCTCACGATGTTGAGCTGACTTATGCCGGTCAGGAAGTGTCTGTAACCGAAACCGCCACAAGCTTTGTAAACGACAGGCAGAAAGTAGCGGTAAGTCTTGAAAAGACTATTGAAAAGAACGACATCTTCAATATCGGCAACGGCGATGAAATGAAGAATATCAGCTTCGGACTTTTCGCCGCAGAAGAACTTGTTTCTGCAAGCGGTACTTCTATTCCGGCAGACGGACTGATTGAGATTATCTCACTTTCCGAGAACGGCAAGGCTGTTATCAAAACCGACCTTCCTTTCGGAAGCTACTATGTAAAGGAACTTGCCACCGATGAGCATTATATCCTTACCGACGCCAAGTATCCGTTCACTTTCAGCTATGCCGGTCAGGATACCGCAAATGTTGAGATTGCGGTCAATGACGGCAAGCCGATTGAAAACAAGCTCATTTACGGTTCTGTTTCCGGTAAGAAGATTACCGAAAACGGCGAAGCACTGGGAGGTGCTGTAATCGGTCTGTTTAAGGCTGATGAAACCGAATTTACAAAAGAAAATGCTTTGATGACTGCTACCTCCCAAAAAGACGGTAGCTTTTCTTTTGAGAAAGTACCGTATGGCAACTGGCTTGTAAGAGAAATCGAGCAGCCGGAGGGCTTCGTGCTTGATGAAACTTCTTATGAAGTTAAAATCTCCGAGGTCGCTCAGGTCATTGAGGTCGAAATCGTCAATGAGTATGTTCACGGCAATATCAAGTTGACTAAGGTCGATGAAGATTACCCGGACAACAAGCTGACAGGAGCGACCTTTGAGGTTTACAAAGATGTAAACGGCGACGGTAAACTGGATGACGCCGACGAGCTTATCGGAACTCTCTCCGAAACCTCTACCGGTATTTACGAGATGAAGGAACTTCTTTACGGAAAATACCTTGTAAGAGAAACCAAAGCACCGGATGGCTTTGAGCTTGATAAGGGTGTGTACTCTGTTTTCATTGAAAAAGATGAAACCACCTACGAGGTAGAAAACAAAGCCGGCGTCGGCTTTATTAACACAGCTATGAAAGGAAACCTGAAAATCGTTAAAACTTCCTCTGACGGTAAGGTTGAAGGCTTCACTTTCAGAGTTACAGGAGTAAACGGTTACGACCGAAGCTTCACGACCGATAAGAACGGCGAAATCATTATCGAGGGACTTCGTATCGGCGATTACACCATTTCCGAGGTTCAGGATAGTGTTTCTGCTTCCTATGTGCTTCCTGCGGATAAGATTGCAACCGTAAAGGTCGGTTCTACTACCGTTGTGGAAATGCACAATGAGCTGAGAGATACACCAAAGACCGGAGATAACAGCAATGTGGGCTTGTGGACGGCACTTGCGGGACTTTCTGCCCTCGGTATTGTCGGCACAGCCGTTGTTGCGTACAGAAAAAAGAAGAAGGAGGACAATGAGTAA
- a CDS encoding exodeoxyribonuclease VII small subunit → MNKQKTVDSKVLAILRECPETRYDDMQLILCYYNRYSYMRVGDLPLEDIVNNYKGYGLPCFETIRRARQRVQSLFPELSRQCSGCDCGNIRIVIEVS, encoded by the coding sequence ATGAATAAGCAAAAGACGGTTGACAGCAAGGTGCTTGCAATACTCAGAGAATGCCCCGAAACGAGGTATGACGATATGCAGCTTATCCTTTGCTATTACAACCGATACAGCTATATGAGAGTCGGAGATTTACCGCTTGAGGATATAGTCAACAACTATAAAGGCTACGGCTTGCCGTGCTTTGAGACTATCCGCAGAGCAAGACAGAGAGTGCAATCCCTATTTCCCGAACTGTCAAGGCAGTGCAGTGGCTGCGACTGCGGAAACATCAGAATTGTGATTGAAGTAAGCTGA